One Candidatus Coatesbacteria bacterium DNA window includes the following coding sequences:
- the yajC gene encoding preprotein translocase subunit YajC, translating into MGGGGAEGDSGGILGMILPFVIVIAIFYFLIILPQRRKEKKKQAMIDAIAKGDRVVTIGGLRGTVVGVDDRDNLVTIRVSGDVKLEFLKNAIASVEPKNRPVEE; encoded by the coding sequence ATGGGCGGTGGCGGCGCTGAAGGCGACAGTGGCGGCATCCTGGGGATGATCCTGCCCTTCGTCATCGTCATCGCCATTTTCTACTTCCTGATCATCCTGCCCCAGCGGCGCAAGGAGAAGAAGAAGCAGGCGATGATCGACGCCATCGCCAAGGGCGATCGCGTGGTTACCATCGGCGGCCTGCGCGGCACCGTGGTGGGGGTTGATGACCGTGACAACCTGGTCACCATCCGGGTTTCCGGCGATGTGAAGCTGGAATTCCTCAAGAACGCCATCGCCAGCGTGGAACCCAAGAACCGACCAGTCGAGGAATGA